The Acetomicrobium sp. S15 = DSM 107314 sequence TAGGGAAGAAATCGGCGAGTAAAGCGGCAGACCCCGTAGAGGCAGCTGTAGCCTATGTGCTGTGGAACGATGCCCGGAGGCGGGTTGAGGCGCCGCCAGAGGTTATTCTCCCCCTTATCGATGACGAGCGCGTTAAATCCATTGTCGCAGCTTTGCTGTATGGTGAGTCTCCTGAAGAGTTGGAGGGACGGTGGCTATCGTTAGGGGATCGTTTCCCCATGAGCCTCATCGCTATCGGGGGGAGTTTTTGTGACCAATTTGGTGATTTGGAAGTGGCATGGAAGGAGTTGCTCAAACTTTTGGAGAAACGGCGACGTTCCGAAAGATATCATAAACTCCTTTCGGCGATGGCCAAAGGTGAGGCCTCGGCGGAGGAGATGGAAGAATTGCGGCAATTGGCCAGTGACATAAAGGGAGGTGGCTGAAGATGAGCATCGAGGAACGCGACGGGCCGATCGAATCGCCGGAGGAACCCAGTGTCCCAGTAGAAGACCTCTCGACTTCTCAGGAGGAGCTGTTAAAGCACATAGACAAAATAAGAGACTTGCTCCAGATGGGAAGACAGAGGGGGTATGTGACGTATGAAGACATTGAAAAATCGATACCTCCGGAGCTATTGACAGCGGAGGCTCTCGATAACCTCTATTTCAATTTGATGGAACTCGGCATAGACATTCAGGACGGGGCCAAGGAGAAATTGCCGGGCGAAGAGATCGTGCTGAAGGGCAGCCTCGAGATACCTGAGGTGGAAGATATACCTCTGACCGACCCGGTACGGATGTATTTGAGAGAGATCGGGAAAATCCCGCTCTTGACGCCAGAAGAAGAGGTTGAGCTCGCTAAAAGGATTGAGGCCGGCGATCTCGAGGCAAAGAAAAAGCTCATGGCGGCCAATCTGAGGCTGGTAGTGAGTATCGCTAAGAAATATATAGGGAGGGGCATGCTCTTTTTGGACTTGATCCAGGAAGGCAATCTGGGCCTAAGCCGTGCCGTTGAGAAGTTCGATTATAGGAAGGGTTTTAAGTTCAGCACTTACGCCACGTGGTGGATCAGACAGGCCATAACGCGAGCCATCGCCGATCAGGCTAGGACCATCCGGATACCTGTTCACATGGTGGAGACGATAAACAAGCTGATCCGCGTGTCGCGCCAGCTGGTTCAAAAGCTTGGTCGTGAGCCGACTGCAGAGGAGATCGCCAAAGAGATGGGGGTAGACGCAGAAAGGGTGGCTGAGATCCAGCGCATTGCTCAGGAGCCTGTCTCTTTGGAGACGCCGATAGGAGAAGAAGAGGACAGCCAATTGGGCGACTTTTTGGAAGATAAAGAGTTATTGAGCCCAGATGATGCAGCGGCCAATCAGCTCCTTCGGGAGGAGTTGGAAAGCATGATTGACGAACTGGCGCCGCGCGAGAGAGAAGTGCTGCGCCTTCGTTTCGGCCTGGAGGACGGACACCCTTATACACTGGAGGAGGTGGGCCGTCGTTTCGGCGTGACCAGGGAGCGTATCAGGCAGATAGAGGCCAAAGCCTTGCGCAAGCTTCGACATCCGAGCCGCAGCAAGAAATTGCGGGATTTTATCGTATGAGTTGTTTATCATGATGAGCGTGAGGAGGTGGCTACATGAAGAAGGCAATCATCAAAGAAGTGGTGGAGCGCTTTAGGGAAAAGGGTCCGGTTATCTCCATTTTCGTGGATATGGATCGGAGCAAAAAGAACCCCAGGGAGATAGCCATCGAGGTGAAGAACATCTACAAAACGACGCTTCAAGAGCTTGCGCGCTGGCAAGTCGCTTCAGAAAGCGAGGCTTTGAAAGCCGTGTTTGAATCTCTCTTTCCTGAGATAGAAGGGTGCGTAGACGGTCTTTCTAAAGGCAAGGCCTTCTATGTGAATGCGGCCTCGGGGCTTTTCGCTCAATATTCACTCCCGGTCGCCGTACCTACGCAGGTGAGGGTGGCAAATCACCCATGCATCTTTCCTCTGATGGAGGTCCTTTCGCCTCATAAAGAAACGCTCGCCGTCATAGTCGGTGCCAAGGAGGCACGCTTTTTCCGCAACGACGGAGAAGAGGTGAAAATGCTACTCGAAGTCGCCGAGGATATGCCGGCCAAAGTTAAGGCCGCAGGGTGGTATGGCCTTGAAGAGCGCAGAATAGAGCGCCACGTGGAGGAGCACATATTACGACACCTTAAAGCTACCGCTGCTACCTTGAAGAGCCTTGTGGAAGAAGAGGGCAACAATTACGATCTCGTCCTCGTGGGAGGCAACGAAGAATATGGGGCGATAGTGGTCGAGTTGGCCAGGGAGGCCACTGTCTCTGTTCCCGTAGAGATGGCGTCTGAGCTCGGCAACGTTACCGATCCGGAGCTCGTCAGAGAAGCTATATTTGTTTATACCATGCGTCGCTTTTACGAGGAGGGGGAGGCCTTAGTCGGGCGTATTTTGACCGAAGCCTCCAAGGGAGGACAAGCCATCACGGGTTTGAGCGGCACATTGAAGGCCGTCAATATGGGCGCCATTCATCAACTTGTGGTTGACGAGCATCGCTCA is a genomic window containing:
- a CDS encoding baeRF10 domain-containing protein — translated: MKKAIIKEVVERFREKGPVISIFVDMDRSKKNPREIAIEVKNIYKTTLQELARWQVASESEALKAVFESLFPEIEGCVDGLSKGKAFYVNAASGLFAQYSLPVAVPTQVRVANHPCIFPLMEVLSPHKETLAVIVGAKEARFFRNDGEEVKMLLEVAEDMPAKVKAAGWYGLEERRIERHVEEHILRHLKATAATLKSLVEEEGNNYDLVLVGGNEEYGAIVVELAREATVSVPVEMASELGNVTDPELVREAIFVYTMRRFYEEGEALVGRILTEASKGGQAITGLSGTLKAVNMGAIHQLVVDEHRSVKGGRCDHCDTLISEPSNVCPVCGASVTAEDDLLEAIAHKVLEQDGDVTVLGRPSLLREYEGLGAVLRFPVS
- the rpoD gene encoding RNA polymerase sigma factor RpoD: MSIEERDGPIESPEEPSVPVEDLSTSQEELLKHIDKIRDLLQMGRQRGYVTYEDIEKSIPPELLTAEALDNLYFNLMELGIDIQDGAKEKLPGEEIVLKGSLEIPEVEDIPLTDPVRMYLREIGKIPLLTPEEEVELAKRIEAGDLEAKKKLMAANLRLVVSIAKKYIGRGMLFLDLIQEGNLGLSRAVEKFDYRKGFKFSTYATWWIRQAITRAIADQARTIRIPVHMVETINKLIRVSRQLVQKLGREPTAEEIAKEMGVDAERVAEIQRIAQEPVSLETPIGEEEDSQLGDFLEDKELLSPDDAAANQLLREELESMIDELAPREREVLRLRFGLEDGHPYTLEEVGRRFGVTRERIRQIEAKALRKLRHPSRSKKLRDFIV